One window from the genome of Stigmatella aurantiaca encodes:
- a CDS encoding RNA polymerase sigma factor: MAIDREKLEREIRVLCERKDTGRAVERALQGYGMEIMRLMASLLRNPEQAKDAFSLFCEMLLKGLPGFRWESSFRTWAYRLARNSCYQLTHTSAERETPVTSSAFPDQAQGHRSDTLPWQRTSVKERFRALRDSLEPEERMLLMLRVDQRLPWTEVAHVMWDLDAPPTDADLARKATALRQHFQRVKTHLRTLAIEQGLIEQDEAPHAKTPSQEPGAEREP, translated from the coding sequence ATGGCGATCGATCGCGAAAAGCTGGAGCGGGAGATTCGAGTGCTGTGCGAGCGCAAGGACACGGGCAGGGCCGTGGAGCGGGCGCTGCAGGGCTATGGAATGGAGATCATGCGGTTGATGGCCTCCTTGCTGCGCAATCCGGAGCAGGCCAAGGATGCGTTCAGCCTCTTCTGCGAGATGCTCCTCAAGGGCCTGCCGGGATTCCGGTGGGAGAGTTCCTTCCGGACGTGGGCCTACCGCCTGGCACGCAATTCCTGCTACCAGCTCACCCACACCTCCGCCGAGCGCGAGACGCCTGTCACGTCCTCCGCGTTCCCGGATCAGGCGCAGGGGCACCGCTCCGACACGCTCCCCTGGCAGAGGACCTCGGTGAAGGAGCGCTTCCGGGCCCTGCGCGACAGCCTGGAGCCCGAGGAGCGGATGCTGCTGATGCTCCGGGTCGACCAGCGGCTGCCGTGGACCGAGGTGGCTCACGTCATGTGGGATCTGGATGCGCCTCCCACGGATGCGGACCTGGCGCGCAAGGCCACGGCCTTGCGGCAGCACTTCCAGCGCGTCAAGACCCACTTGCGCACCCTGGCCATCGAGCAGGGCCTCATCGAGCAGGACGAGGCCCCCCACGCGAAGACGCCCTCGCAGGAGCCGGGGGCGGAGCGCGAGCCCTAG
- a CDS encoding sterol desaturase family protein produces MSLIVLSIPLFFVLMGLEWLAGRLRGRRVFRGPDVFANLSLGAAQTVFTTVAGGLLAGAYVLLYSVRLFDIPTSSAWAWALLLLGTDFCYYWFHRVSHRTHLGWAAHAPHHQSEDFNLSVALRQGPVQPFFSRAFYLPLALLGFPPAMFATAVALNTLYQFWVHTELIDRLGPLEWVFVTPSHHRVHHACNGRYLDKNHGAMLIVWDRLFGTFESEREPVVYGTVKPANTFNPLRAAWMPFQTALSLVRQTPRLRDKLRFWFMPPGWHPPGVEAPPMDEVSSRPRFEVRPSHRRVLYLSGVGVLTLLVTVLFLFRGASLAWPVKLAFAAWFLASLGGLGGVLEGRRWAPWVEASRITVLPLALLAG; encoded by the coding sequence ATGAGCCTTATCGTCCTCTCCATTCCCCTGTTCTTCGTCCTGATGGGCCTCGAATGGTTGGCGGGGCGTCTGAGGGGCCGCCGTGTCTTTCGGGGGCCGGACGTCTTCGCGAACCTCTCCCTGGGCGCGGCCCAGACGGTCTTCACCACCGTGGCCGGGGGGCTGCTGGCGGGGGCCTATGTGCTGCTCTACTCGGTCCGCCTCTTCGACATCCCCACTTCCTCGGCCTGGGCGTGGGCCCTGCTGCTGCTCGGTACGGACTTCTGTTACTACTGGTTCCACCGCGTCTCGCACCGCACGCACCTGGGCTGGGCCGCGCATGCCCCCCACCACCAGAGCGAGGACTTCAACCTGTCCGTGGCCCTGCGGCAGGGCCCCGTCCAGCCCTTCTTCTCGCGGGCCTTCTACCTGCCCTTGGCGTTGCTGGGCTTTCCCCCCGCCATGTTCGCCACGGCCGTGGCACTCAACACGCTCTATCAGTTCTGGGTGCATACCGAGCTGATTGACCGGCTCGGGCCGCTCGAGTGGGTGTTCGTCACGCCCTCCCACCACCGCGTGCACCATGCCTGCAACGGCCGTTACCTGGACAAGAACCACGGCGCCATGCTGATTGTCTGGGACCGGCTGTTCGGCACCTTCGAGTCCGAGCGCGAGCCCGTCGTCTACGGCACCGTCAAACCGGCGAACACCTTCAACCCACTGCGGGCCGCCTGGATGCCCTTCCAGACCGCCTTGAGCCTCGTGCGCCAGACGCCACGGCTCCGGGACAAGCTGCGCTTCTGGTTCATGCCCCCGGGGTGGCATCCGCCCGGCGTGGAAGCCCCGCCCATGGACGAGGTGTCCAGCCGTCCCCGCTTCGAGGTGCGGCCCTCGCACCGGAGGGTGCTCTACCTGTCGGGGGTGGGCGTGTTGACGCTGCTGGTGACCGTCCTCTTCCTCTTCCGAGGGGCCTCACTGGCCTGGCCGGTCAAGCTCGCGTTCGCGGCCTGGTTTCTTGCCTCGCTGGGAGGCCTCGGGGGTGTGCTGGAGGGCCGCCGATGGGCCCCGTGGGTGGAGGCCTCGCGGATCACGGTGCTTCCCCTGGCACTGCTGGCCGGGTAG
- a CDS encoding pyridoxal-dependent decarboxylase, translating to MSGKREGAAPHMSAEEFRRLGHRVVDWVADYWARLESFPVRAAVAPGEVLSKLPAHPPEEGLDGEAGWEAVFRDLEDVVLPGITHWQSPSFFAYFPSNATGPSVLGELLSAGLGVQGMLWSTSPAATEMESRVLDWLAELMGLPASFRMASDTGGGVIQGTASEAALVAMVAARNRVRRTLGREAEWVAYTSTQTHSSVLKAALICGVAREVADSVHLRQIDTDAGYALRPDALERAVREDLAAGRQPFFVCASLGTTSSGAMDPVPAVVEALGRTGFTAAGGWVHVDAAWAGSALVCPEFRALGAGLEGVDSFAFNPHKWLLTHFDCNAFYTRDRRALLDALSVMPEYLRNAASASGQVVDYRDWQVPLGRRFRALKLWLVLRHYGAQGLRAYLREHVRQAELFAGWVEADARFELAVPRSLALVCFRLKPLPGEAPEATDARNRGLLDRLNASGKAFLTHTVLPGVDGAPARFVLRLAIGSVRTEERHVRAVWEQLGALA from the coding sequence ATGAGCGGGAAGCGGGAAGGGGCGGCGCCCCACATGAGCGCGGAGGAGTTCCGGCGGCTGGGGCACCGGGTGGTGGACTGGGTGGCGGATTACTGGGCCCGCCTGGAGTCCTTCCCGGTGCGCGCGGCGGTGGCCCCAGGGGAGGTGCTGTCGAAGTTGCCTGCTCACCCTCCTGAGGAGGGGCTGGATGGGGAAGCGGGCTGGGAGGCCGTCTTCCGCGACCTGGAAGACGTGGTGCTGCCGGGCATCACCCACTGGCAGTCGCCTTCCTTCTTCGCCTACTTCCCCTCCAATGCCACCGGCCCCTCGGTGCTCGGCGAGCTGCTGTCGGCGGGCCTGGGCGTCCAGGGCATGCTCTGGTCCACGAGCCCCGCCGCCACCGAGATGGAATCGCGCGTGCTCGACTGGCTGGCCGAGCTGATGGGGTTGCCGGCCTCCTTCCGGATGGCGTCGGACACGGGCGGTGGCGTCATCCAGGGCACCGCCAGCGAGGCCGCGCTGGTGGCCATGGTGGCCGCGCGCAACCGGGTCCGGCGGACGCTCGGCCGGGAGGCGGAGTGGGTGGCCTATACCTCCACCCAGACGCACTCCTCGGTGCTCAAGGCGGCCCTCATCTGTGGTGTGGCGAGGGAGGTGGCCGACAGCGTGCACCTGCGGCAGATCGACACCGACGCGGGCTACGCGCTGCGTCCGGACGCGCTGGAGCGCGCCGTGCGCGAGGATCTGGCCGCGGGCCGCCAGCCCTTCTTCGTGTGCGCCTCGCTGGGCACCACCTCCTCGGGGGCCATGGATCCGGTGCCCGCGGTGGTGGAGGCGCTCGGCCGCACGGGCTTCACCGCCGCCGGCGGGTGGGTTCATGTGGACGCGGCCTGGGCGGGCTCCGCGCTCGTGTGTCCCGAGTTCCGCGCCCTGGGCGCGGGGCTGGAGGGGGTGGACTCCTTCGCCTTCAACCCACACAAGTGGCTGCTCACCCACTTCGACTGCAACGCCTTCTACACGCGCGACCGCCGGGCGCTGCTCGATGCGCTGAGCGTGATGCCCGAGTACCTGCGCAACGCCGCGAGCGCGAGCGGCCAGGTGGTGGACTACCGCGACTGGCAGGTGCCGCTGGGCCGCCGCTTCCGGGCGCTGAAGCTGTGGCTGGTGCTGCGCCACTACGGCGCCCAGGGCCTGCGCGCCTACCTGCGCGAGCACGTGCGGCAGGCGGAGCTGTTCGCAGGCTGGGTGGAGGCCGACGCGCGCTTCGAGCTGGCCGTGCCGCGCTCGCTGGCGCTGGTGTGCTTCCGGCTCAAGCCCCTGCCCGGCGAGGCACCCGAGGCCACGGATGCGCGCAACCGCGGCTTGCTGGACCGGCTCAACGCGAGCGGGAAGGCCTTCCTCACCCACACGGTGCTGCCCGGGGTGGACGGCGCGCCCGCACGTTTCGTGCTGCGGTTGGCCATCGGTTCCGTCCGCACCGAGGAGCGGCACGTGCGCGCCGTCTGGGAGCAGCTGGGTGCCCTCGCCTGA
- a CDS encoding O-methyltransferase gives MDEKVMAVLDAYHERMREEDRRLREAPPTGGHENWRDQVLLSVGPDTGKLLNILVRSLKAPNILEIGTSYGYSGIWLAEAAQATGGRVTTLELQDYKAAYARDMAAKAGLAGSIDFQVGDALQLIAALPSGLDFVLVDLWKDLYEPCLDAFYPKLNPGAIIVADNMIYPGGEGVKRYGRAVRAKPGMTSVLLPVGSGLEISRFEPA, from the coding sequence ATGGATGAGAAGGTCATGGCGGTGCTCGACGCCTATCACGAGCGCATGCGCGAAGAGGACCGGCGCTTGCGGGAAGCACCGCCCACAGGAGGCCACGAGAATTGGCGTGATCAGGTTCTGCTCTCCGTGGGACCGGACACAGGCAAGCTGCTCAACATCCTCGTGCGCAGCTTGAAAGCGCCCAACATCCTGGAGATTGGCACTTCCTACGGCTACTCCGGGATCTGGCTGGCGGAAGCCGCACAGGCGACCGGTGGCCGGGTGACCACCCTGGAGCTGCAGGATTACAAAGCGGCCTACGCGCGCGACATGGCGGCGAAGGCGGGGCTGGCCGGCAGCATCGACTTCCAGGTGGGCGATGCGCTTCAGCTGATCGCAGCCCTGCCGTCCGGGCTCGACTTCGTCCTCGTCGATCTCTGGAAAGACCTCTACGAGCCGTGCCTGGACGCTTTCTATCCCAAGCTCAATCCGGGCGCGATCATCGTCGCCGACAACATGATCTACCCCGGCGGAGAAGGGGTGAAGCGCTATGGCCGGGCCGTGCGTGCGAAGCCCGGAATGACCAGCGTCCTGCTCCCGGTGGGCAGTGGCCTGGAGATCAGCCGGTTCGAGCCGGCCTGA
- a CDS encoding RibD family protein — MNGAKRPYVVCHMVPSLDGRIVTTGWKLPPSVLGEYERTAQTFNADAWMIGRISMEPYAGKARVPSRQVPHPIPRTDFIARRDAESYAIALDPSGKLTWKSGAIDEEHVITVLTEQVPDDYLAFLQSKGVSYVFGGKTELNLKRVLEKLRKEFGIRKLLLEGGGKINGSFLAADLIDELSVLVAPIADGAIGTPSLFDAKEGKGPARHLKLVSFEKRKGDLLWLRYKLKR; from the coding sequence ATGAATGGAGCGAAGCGGCCGTACGTGGTGTGCCACATGGTCCCCTCCCTCGATGGGAGAATCGTCACCACGGGCTGGAAGCTCCCACCCAGCGTTCTGGGCGAGTACGAGCGGACGGCCCAGACCTTCAACGCCGATGCGTGGATGATCGGCCGGATCTCGATGGAACCCTACGCCGGGAAGGCACGGGTTCCCTCACGCCAGGTGCCGCACCCGATTCCGAGGACGGACTTCATCGCCAGGCGCGATGCGGAGTCCTACGCCATCGCCCTGGACCCCTCCGGCAAGCTCACCTGGAAGTCGGGCGCCATCGATGAGGAGCACGTGATTACGGTCCTCACCGAGCAAGTCCCGGACGACTACCTGGCCTTCCTTCAATCCAAGGGCGTCTCCTACGTGTTTGGCGGCAAGACGGAATTGAACCTGAAGAGGGTGCTCGAGAAGCTCAGGAAGGAGTTCGGCATCCGGAAGCTGCTCCTGGAGGGCGGAGGAAAGATCAACGGCTCCTTCCTGGCGGCGGACCTCATTGACGAGTTGAGCGTGCTGGTGGCCCCCATTGCGGACGGTGCCATCGGCACCCCGTCGCTCTTCGACGCGAAAGAGGGAAAAGGGCCCGCTCGCCACCTGAAGCTGGTCTCCTTCGAGAAGCGCAAGGGCGACCTGCTCTGGCTGCGCTACAAGCTGAAGCGCTGA
- a CDS encoding SAM-dependent methyltransferase: protein MDPIKPNISRIYDYVLGGQHNLEVDRSAAQHILKVFPAYPLWARLNREFLQVMARQWAAEGQTHVLDLGSGMPTQGHFHSVMPNARILYSDNDPVTVEYARTLIGDNPAVAYLEADVRQPEALLRAAEQHFHGARKVAIGFIGVAYFVDDASLARVMRTLHDWAAPGSVMALSQTVSGEMTETGRQQMESFKRGGVELLPRSEAALRRLVEPWEIREFAPLERWPGIETRVQASDRGDAKAGMLGVRLVRPG, encoded by the coding sequence ATGGATCCTATCAAGCCCAATATCAGCCGGATCTACGACTATGTCCTCGGCGGCCAGCACAACCTGGAGGTCGACCGGAGCGCTGCCCAGCACATCCTGAAGGTGTTCCCCGCCTACCCGCTATGGGCGCGCCTGAACCGGGAGTTTCTTCAAGTCATGGCCAGGCAGTGGGCCGCGGAAGGGCAGACCCATGTCCTCGATCTCGGCTCGGGGATGCCGACCCAGGGCCACTTCCATTCGGTCATGCCCAACGCGCGGATCCTCTACAGCGACAATGATCCGGTCACGGTCGAGTATGCCCGGACCCTCATCGGGGACAATCCGGCCGTCGCCTATCTTGAGGCGGATGTGCGCCAGCCCGAAGCGCTCCTGCGCGCCGCCGAGCAGCATTTCCACGGAGCGCGCAAAGTGGCCATTGGCTTCATCGGAGTGGCCTATTTCGTCGATGACGCGAGCCTGGCGCGCGTGATGAGGACCCTCCATGACTGGGCCGCGCCCGGCAGCGTCATGGCGCTCTCTCAGACCGTCAGCGGTGAGATGACGGAGACGGGCCGCCAGCAAATGGAGTCCTTCAAGCGCGGGGGCGTCGAGCTCCTGCCGCGCAGCGAGGCCGCGCTCCGCCGCCTCGTCGAGCCTTGGGAGATCCGCGAGTTCGCCCCACTGGAGCGCTGGCCCGGTATCGAGACCCGGGTCCAGGCGTCCGACCGCGGGGATGCCAAGGCGGGGATGCTCGGAGTCCGCCTCGTGCGTCCGGGCTGA
- a CDS encoding vWA domain-containing protein: MFWDPSGYKWNGSGDWNQWRYIPDGLGGEIGIRFGVSSGFGTFDWNNGGVAPHGSINDGTGASSFGKNEQAGLTSTSVNAIRMQANRQFTSAQNNFTVELDFSRYKGSKAGGKDGVAGAHTLIGLSDIYAGLTYARTTVTMTGTLADGSAASPAGWKLLNGGAAPPTSGGNQPSAQLSLTNGVLQGTSKPAPGGMANSIDTVMGLVRLDAAGCKTLHLRYDIFPVGNNRAPRIDNSGLYVATAFLRKSDQPSTPSKADQPSKPATPAKPTIVIKDKPGKQSGSTTSYTFAVKNPDGSIAGKGCFTYETPAGGGEPKLTAFYYHDKTVGTLNQANVQTFYFKQDGDDPRFTFVTGTPAKGVCSLTADTTLPAQLTGIGGEGPQSYLGKTLDFPKLATGTTVTEESTSTPAVDLVVVIDSSVSMKDEADALNKAVGAAIETAKTKCPSDLRVTYLGIEGTFKNTRFDTTVKNYLTGTAKADESALRGRKKGTVAGGGAQEDGARAIEDVIAHYDWRPSAKRAVFFLGDEAFEGGGSDVNQEDIDAANRAIDAAKKSDVRIHTYLGTSGAKEKQRKALENEFARAASETGGKAFTSKDALNGFQELLEKVICGSKSSTTTTTEFCCCQEYAEKA; the protein is encoded by the coding sequence GTGTTCTGGGACCCCTCTGGGTACAAGTGGAATGGCTCCGGCGACTGGAACCAGTGGCGCTATATCCCCGACGGGTTGGGCGGGGAGATCGGCATCCGGTTCGGCGTCAGCTCTGGCTTCGGCACCTTTGACTGGAACAACGGGGGCGTGGCCCCGCACGGCTCGATCAATGATGGCACCGGCGCCAGCTCGTTCGGCAAGAATGAGCAGGCGGGCTTGACGTCCACCAGCGTCAACGCGATCCGCATGCAGGCCAACAGGCAGTTCACCAGCGCCCAGAACAACTTCACGGTCGAGCTCGACTTCTCCCGGTACAAGGGCTCGAAGGCCGGGGGCAAGGACGGCGTCGCGGGAGCCCATACGCTCATCGGCTTGAGCGATATCTACGCCGGCCTGACCTACGCCAGGACGACGGTCACCATGACCGGCACGCTCGCCGACGGCAGCGCCGCCAGTCCCGCGGGCTGGAAGCTGCTCAACGGCGGCGCGGCACCTCCCACCTCCGGGGGGAATCAGCCGAGCGCGCAGTTGAGCCTCACGAACGGCGTGCTGCAAGGCACCTCGAAGCCGGCTCCCGGCGGCATGGCCAACTCGATCGATACGGTGATGGGCCTGGTGCGGCTCGATGCGGCTGGCTGCAAGACGCTGCACTTGCGTTACGACATCTTCCCCGTGGGCAACAACCGGGCGCCGCGCATCGACAACTCGGGGCTGTACGTCGCCACCGCCTTCCTTCGCAAGTCCGATCAGCCTTCCACGCCGTCCAAGGCCGATCAGCCTTCCAAGCCCGCGACGCCAGCCAAGCCCACCATTGTCATCAAGGACAAACCTGGCAAGCAGTCTGGGAGCACCACCAGCTACACCTTCGCCGTGAAGAACCCGGACGGCTCGATCGCGGGCAAGGGCTGCTTTACCTATGAGACCCCGGCCGGTGGCGGGGAGCCCAAGCTGACCGCGTTCTACTACCACGACAAGACCGTCGGCACGCTCAACCAGGCCAACGTCCAGACGTTCTACTTCAAGCAGGACGGTGACGATCCGCGCTTCACGTTCGTGACCGGCACCCCGGCGAAGGGCGTCTGCAGCCTGACCGCGGACACCACCCTGCCGGCGCAGCTCACCGGAATCGGCGGCGAAGGCCCGCAGAGCTATCTCGGCAAGACGCTGGACTTCCCCAAGCTGGCCACGGGGACCACGGTCACCGAAGAGAGCACCTCCACGCCCGCGGTCGATCTCGTCGTGGTCATCGACTCCAGCGTCTCGATGAAGGACGAGGCCGACGCGCTGAACAAGGCGGTCGGCGCGGCCATCGAGACGGCCAAGACCAAGTGCCCCTCGGACCTGCGCGTCACGTACCTGGGCATCGAAGGAACGTTCAAGAACACGCGCTTCGACACCACGGTCAAGAACTACCTGACCGGTACCGCCAAGGCGGACGAGTCCGCGCTCCGGGGGCGCAAGAAGGGCACGGTGGCGGGCGGCGGCGCGCAGGAGGACGGGGCGCGCGCCATCGAGGACGTCATCGCGCACTATGACTGGCGGCCCTCCGCCAAGCGCGCGGTCTTCTTCCTCGGCGACGAGGCGTTCGAGGGCGGCGGCAGCGACGTGAATCAAGAGGATATCGACGCCGCCAACCGCGCCATCGACGCCGCCAAGAAGAGCGATGTCCGGATCCACACGTACCTCGGCACGAGCGGCGCGAAGGAGAAGCAGCGAAAGGCGCTGGAGAATGAGTTCGCGCGCGCCGCGTCCGAGACCGGCGGCAAGGCGTTCACCTCCAAGGACGCGCTGAACGGCTTCCAGGAGCTCCTGGAGAAGGTGATCTGCGGCAGCAAGTCGAGCACGACCACCACGACCGAGTTCTGCTGCTGCCAGGAGTACGCGGAGAAGGCCTAA
- a CDS encoding nuclease A inhibitor family protein, translating into MPTIATSDVHTALNRAAEQLLGAAGPDGIVSRKDIRTKLLSLEGTERALVDTLYRFIDRRDSARSARVTKADIGAALKFIQTDLVDRFDLDNNGLSEDEIARMSELGKLAVTLARSLKAATAPTGEALAKKLGELSKGLFFDGYYGSEGGVPIQPFHAAAKLSQLTPDVLRSTLKLTNRPEHEVARFESADPCLQALINAHYDMPEHEQAEELVRFMKAHLRELHAAILGRDNPELGAEHPLYIVGTDSAGNLVGLKTGVIWT; encoded by the coding sequence ATGCCTACCATTGCCACATCGGATGTCCACACTGCACTCAATCGCGCGGCGGAGCAGCTCCTCGGTGCCGCGGGGCCTGATGGCATCGTCAGCCGGAAAGACATCCGCACCAAGCTCCTCTCGCTGGAGGGCACGGAGCGGGCGCTCGTCGACACGCTCTATCGATTCATCGATCGCCGCGACAGCGCGCGCTCGGCCCGGGTGACCAAGGCCGATATCGGCGCCGCGCTCAAGTTCATCCAGACCGACCTCGTCGATCGCTTTGATCTCGACAACAATGGCCTCTCCGAGGACGAGATCGCGCGAATGTCCGAGCTGGGCAAGCTCGCCGTCACCCTCGCGCGCTCGCTCAAAGCGGCGACCGCGCCCACGGGCGAGGCGCTCGCGAAAAAGCTTGGCGAGCTCTCGAAAGGGCTCTTCTTCGACGGCTACTACGGCTCGGAGGGCGGGGTGCCCATCCAGCCCTTCCACGCCGCGGCAAAGCTCTCCCAGCTCACCCCGGACGTCCTCCGCTCCACGCTCAAGCTCACGAACCGGCCGGAACACGAGGTCGCGAGGTTCGAGTCCGCGGATCCGTGCCTCCAGGCACTCATCAACGCCCATTACGACATGCCCGAACATGAGCAGGCCGAGGAGCTCGTCCGGTTCATGAAGGCCCACCTCCGCGAGCTCCATGCGGCGATCCTCGGCCGCGACAATCCGGAACTGGGCGCGGAGCACCCGCTCTACATCGTGGGCACCGACTCCGCCGGCAATCTCGTGGGGCTGAAGACCGGCGTCATCTGGACCTGA
- a CDS encoding endonuclease/exonuclease/phosphatase family protein translates to MLKLLSSAVLSLLISLGLMPSPPSEEMQALAVTTATVATHNTLHGSATLKPLADVIGWQEVDTDEGHSKLGALEYYDHFRPGEGRLDARNSIAISWRKNKYEKTGDGSRLTHGGEAGVTPSRFVNWVVLKNKDTGAKLAFINTHYISGAWNGEHPERQERWRTHNAVVREVVAELLSRGLPVVLVGDFNRPLAQDIPGMNHLNTAGVSGVPIDQIYVTRGIGTGPAERLEKYGSDHFAYTAAVQF, encoded by the coding sequence ATGCTCAAACTCTTGTCCTCTGCCGTTCTCAGCCTGCTCATCTCCCTGGGGCTCATGCCCTCCCCTCCCTCGGAGGAGATGCAGGCGCTCGCGGTCACGACGGCCACCGTCGCGACCCACAACACCCTTCACGGGAGCGCGACCCTCAAGCCGCTCGCGGACGTCATCGGCTGGCAGGAGGTGGATACCGACGAGGGCCACTCCAAGCTTGGCGCGCTCGAGTACTACGACCACTTCCGTCCTGGCGAAGGCAGGCTGGACGCCCGCAACTCCATCGCCATCTCGTGGCGCAAGAACAAGTACGAGAAGACGGGAGACGGCTCCCGGCTCACGCACGGAGGTGAGGCCGGGGTAACGCCCTCGCGCTTCGTGAACTGGGTGGTGCTGAAGAACAAGGACACCGGCGCGAAGCTGGCGTTCATCAACACCCATTACATCTCCGGCGCCTGGAACGGTGAGCACCCCGAGCGCCAGGAGCGCTGGCGGACGCACAACGCCGTGGTGCGAGAGGTCGTCGCGGAGCTGCTCTCGCGGGGACTGCCCGTTGTCCTCGTGGGCGACTTCAACCGTCCGCTCGCGCAGGACATCCCGGGGATGAACCACCTGAACACGGCGGGTGTCTCCGGCGTGCCCATCGATCAGATCTACGTCACCCGAGGCATCGGCACCGGTCCTGCCGAACGCCTGGAGAAGTACGGCTCCGACCACTTCGCATACACCGCGGCCGTCCAGTTCTAA
- a CDS encoding glycoside hydrolase family 43 protein: protein MPLRRRALGASAAFAACLSVSFSAGAAPRPVYAPSGGFADPSVVNHNDQFYGMATGSLVPSAQGNIASGPWGSEGPALTAKPSWATGGGMWAPDLERISANEWVLYFAAPVNGLDANQRCIGAATASSPLGPFTPVAGGPLVCPGAANVPTPDDPVPGRPLANAGVIDPSGFKDSDGARFLLYKTQQLPSSLRIVRLNAAGTHVAGGATSRQLLRSDRIVENPVLVKRAGDYILFASRGPYNKCTYETIWMRANGVGANAFNSVTQHTLLTDGNTGGVCGPGGADIAAAIDEGKRIFFHGWLCGGSPCPINFDAQTDDRGHRGMYLGVLGWDSNDNPVVNKFLSPE from the coding sequence ATGCCACTCCGCCGTCGCGCCCTTGGCGCATCCGCCGCGTTCGCCGCCTGCCTCAGCGTCTCCTTCAGCGCAGGCGCCGCTCCCCGGCCCGTGTATGCGCCGAGCGGTGGGTTCGCCGATCCGTCCGTGGTCAACCACAACGACCAGTTCTACGGCATGGCGACCGGAAGTCTTGTTCCATCGGCCCAGGGGAACATCGCCTCCGGTCCCTGGGGGTCCGAGGGGCCTGCCCTCACCGCGAAGCCCTCGTGGGCCACGGGCGGCGGCATGTGGGCTCCGGACCTGGAGCGGATCAGCGCGAACGAGTGGGTGCTCTACTTCGCCGCCCCTGTGAACGGGCTGGACGCCAACCAGCGCTGCATCGGGGCGGCCACCGCCAGCTCGCCCCTCGGGCCGTTCACCCCGGTCGCGGGCGGGCCGCTCGTCTGCCCGGGGGCGGCGAACGTCCCCACCCCGGATGACCCCGTCCCGGGCCGCCCCCTCGCGAACGCCGGCGTCATCGACCCGTCCGGATTCAAGGACAGCGACGGGGCGCGCTTCCTGCTCTACAAGACGCAGCAGCTGCCCTCGTCGCTGCGCATCGTCCGGCTCAACGCCGCCGGCACCCACGTGGCTGGCGGCGCCACCAGCCGTCAGCTGCTGCGCTCGGACCGCATCGTGGAGAACCCGGTCCTCGTGAAGCGCGCCGGGGACTACATCCTGTTCGCCTCGCGCGGCCCGTACAACAAGTGCACCTACGAGACCATCTGGATGCGGGCCAACGGCGTGGGCGCCAACGCCTTCAACAGCGTCACGCAGCACACCCTGCTCACGGATGGAAACACCGGCGGCGTGTGCGGCCCCGGCGGCGCGGACATCGCCGCGGCAATCGACGAGGGGAAGCGGATCTTCTTCCACGGCTGGCTGTGCGGTGGCAGCCCCTGCCCGATCAACTTCGACGCTCAGACCGATGACCGGGGCCACCGGGGCATGTACCTGGGCGTGCTGGGCTGGGACTCCAATGACAACCCGGTCGTCAACAAGTTCCTCAGCCCGGAGTGA